ATAATCTAATTTTAGCATCTAAAATATTTTTTAAAAAATCATTGTTTGATGATTACTTCATAGCATTAGAGAAAGCAAAAATCTTAGCGGAACGGACTGAAAAATTCGGAACTCTGATTGAAGTTATTAAACAACAGATGAAACTTGTAAGATTAAAAAGCAGAAAAAAATACAAAAGAAGAAACCTGTATAACGAAGAGCAGGAAGCAATTAAAAAGATTGAAAATATTTCGGCATATAGCAAGCTGCTTAATACATTTTACAGTATTACAAAAATTCCGGACTATGCCAGAAGCAAGATATTATATAAGGAAGCTTTAAAAATATTCGATAATAAACTTTTATCATCCGAAAAATATGCATTATCTGAAACTGCAAAAGATTTGTATTACCTTTTATTATTATATAAGAATGAACTATTAGAGAACAATGCAGCTTTATTTGAGATCTCAGGTAAAAGATATGAATCATATAGAAGGAATAAAGATGTTTTTAAGAGTGACCCGGAAGATAAAGATTTAAGCCTCAGTTATAATCTGCTGCATTACTCCCTGATAGCCGGTAAAATTATTTTTTTTAATTCAGCCATTAAAGAATTTGAATATAAGTTTATTAATGAGAAAAATTTAGCAGTTCAATCTGAATCTAATTATTTTTATTTGCAGCTTCTCAGTGAATTATATTATAAGCAAAATAAAATGAAGGAGTGTTTATCATTTGCAGATAAAGTTTTTGATTATCTCAGAAGTGACGAAGCAATACAAAATAAAGACGAACTGCTCTCATATTATTTTACCTATGCAAAAATAAACTTTGAATGTAAAAATTATTTAAAGGCTTTGGAAGTATTGGGAATAATTATTACTCATGAATACAAAGACGTCAGGTATGATATACTTTCCTATGCGCATTTTCTTGAGTTATTCATTCATTACGAATTAAAAAATTATCAGTTAGTCTCCAGCTATATTCGCTCCCTAACAAGAAAACTTTCCATTCATAAAGAAAAAGATTTAAGCGAAAAAATAATTCTTAATTTTTTTTCTGAACTGATATCAGAAAATAAAATTGATGAGGAATACGTTCTAAAAAAGTATTATAAAAAATTTCAATTGCTTAAAAAAAATAAATACGAGAGAGTCTTTTACAATGAACTTCCAATAGATAAATGGATAGCAAAAAAAATCTCTTGACAAATAAAATTAAATCTTATATGTTTGTTGTAGTTTGAGCTACGACATTGAAACTAACTCAAACTTAGGGGCACAGCGTTTAGATTTACCATTTATTAATTCAAAAAATTTTGACCCATGAAAACTCAAAAAAGTTTAAAAAAAGATAGTTTCGAATACGGTTCTATCTTAGTAGTAATCACACTTTTAGTGGTTTTAGTCGTAGGTTTCATCGCGAAATAATTTTCGGGGACGAGGATATACCGATTGCAGAAGTTATTGTGGTTGGTATATCCATTTTTTAAAAGAGTTTATTTAACCAATACAATATATTTATCATGAAAAAAATCTTATTCCTTCTTGTTTTTACCGTAATAGTTTCTGCAAGCTCATTTGCTACAACAAGAACTATTACAGTTGCTAATTTCAGTTTCACTCCTTCAACAGTTAATGCTTTTGTTGGCGATACCATTAAATTTCAATGGTCAAACGGTTCACATACCACTACTTGTGACGGAACAAACGGTACAACAAGACCTGCGGGAGCAGCTGCATGGAATTCAACTATGTCAAGCAGCACACCGACATTTCTTTATAAAATAACTACTGCAGGAAATTATCACTATGTATGTTTACCTCATGCTCCTGATATGGCAGGTGATATTATTGCAACAGTATCCGGTATAAACGAAATTACTTCAATAGCAGATGTATTCAGCCTTGCTCAGAACTACCCGAACCCTTTTAATCCAACAACAAAGATTAATTTCAGCATTCCAAAAGCAGGATTTGTTTCTTTAAAAGTATATGATATACTAGGAAACGAAGTGAGCAATCTTGTAAATGAAAATCTTTCATCAGGAACATACTCAGTTGATTTCAATGCAGCTTCAACAGGTAATGCACTTTCAAGCGGAGTTTACTTCTACAGATTACAAAGCGCAGATTTCACTGAAGTAAGAAGAATGTACTTAGTAAAATAATATTATTGTTCTTTTCCTTTTAAAAGCGGAGTTTTATATAAAACTTCGCTTTTTTTGTATTTGAAAAATTCTATAACAAGTTTACTAAGAAGTTTATTGTAAAATAATTTTCTAAGAAACGAATATATCCTTCTGACAAAACCTCGGGATATATTTTTTTTATCAAAGAAACATAAATAATCAACTGACATGAAAAAAATACTTTTGCTGTGTATTTTTATTGCGTTAACTGTCTCCAGCTCTTTTGCAACTGTCAGGACAGTCAGCGTTATGGATAACTTTTTTACTCCCGCAAATTTAAGTGCATCCGTAGGAGATACAATTAAATTTGTTATCGGCGGAACACGCGTACATACAACAACGTGCAATAACACCGGAGGTACATCACATCCTCCCGGAGCTGCTGATTGGGATGCTCCAGTCTCAAGTGTAGATCCAATATTCATGTATAAAATAACTACTGCAGGAAGTTATCATTATATTTGCACAGTGCACGGGCCAAGCATGGCAGGCGATATAACAGCAACAGTTTCAGGTGTTAATGAAATTACTTCAATTGCAGATGTTTTCAGTCTTGCACAGAACTTCCCTAATCCATTTAACCCGACAACAAAGATAAATTTCAGCATTCCAAAAGCAGGTTACGTATCGTTAAAAGTATTTGATATACTTGGAAATGAAGTAAGCAATCTTGTAAATGAAAATCTTTCATCGGGAACTTACTCAGTTGATTTCAATGCAGCTTCAACAGGTAATGCACTTTCAAGCGGAGTTTATTTTTACAGACTGCAAAGCGCAGAGTTTACTGAAGTAAAAAAAATGTATTTAGTTAAATAATTTCTACCATTCATTTTCCTTTTTAAAAAGCGAAGCTTAATATAGTTTCGCTTTTTTTATTAAAAAACCACAATAAGAATTTCAAATAGATTGTAATTACATTACAGTTTTTTTATTTTAATTAAATTTTTTCCTAAGGCGCGATTGGCGGAACTGGCAGACGCACTAGACTTAGGATCTCACCGCCCCCTTTTTCACATTAAAAAGCCTTTTTTTAGTCAAATTTCAAAACATTTAAATTACTGTTTTTTTAATACCTATATTTGGTGAGCATTTGTCTCCACTAAATAGTTGCTTTATTAATTCTAACTATTTTCATATAATTTGGTAGCAATTTGATAGCTACTAAAAAAATTTTTCCCGTATGAGCATATATCGTATGAGCATATATATCATAAAAAAGTCAGGTCATTATTACCTTTTAGAAAAGAATCATGGGAAATTTATTAACCAAATTTCCACAGGAATTCCCTATGTAAATAATTCTAAACGAATTCCAAAAGAAGTTATAGAGAAAAAAGATGAGTATATTCGCAATAAAGAAAAACTCGTTAAACTAAAATCTAAAGTACTTGCTCAAGATTAAAAAAAGAATATCTGGAATCTTGTCTTCCTCCAATAAAAACTCCTAAAACATATAAAGGTATCGAAGCTTGCTTTAACGAATTCATTAGAGTTTGCGGAGATAAATACTTACATGAATTTACTAATCGGGATATAGATAATTTTTTTATCTTACAAAGTTAATCACACAAGTGTTCATACTGCTCATAGAATAAGAAGAACTCTACGTCCGGCTTTTAAAAAAGCTATTCGATGGGGATACTTAAAAACTAATCCTTGGACAGATAGTTTGAAAATAAATATTCCCGAACCCGACCCTAAATATTTCACTAAAGAAGAATTTGAGAAAATGATTGCATATTGCGATAATGAAGTTTTAAAAGATGCTTTTACATGGGCAGTTTTCACCGGTGTACGTGAAGCTGAACTAATAAAAGCTAAGCCAAGTGATGTTAATGTTTACAAAAGAATTATGAAAGTTTATTCCACTGTTTCAAACCCTAATAAAGATAAAGACTCCAGGGAAATCGAAATGCATAAAAGATTAATTCCAATATTTGAAAAATATAAATCTCAAGAATTTATTTTTTTGAATCCTAATACGAATATGCAATTTACTGCGAGAGCATTATTAGATGGAGTTACAAAGGCTTGTAAAAAAGCAGGACTCAAACATTTTACATTTAAAGATTTAAGAAGTATCTATGCTACTTGGCTAATTAATGCGGATGCTCCTTTAAAATGGATATCACAACAAATGGGACACTCAAGTCTATCTATCACTGAAAAACACTATGCGAAATATATAACTAAAGAATTTAGAGGAGAAATAGATAAGTTAAATTTTTAAAATTATTGAATAAAATACTGTTGAAATTTCATTACTCTTATTTCGATATTAAGAAAATCTGACAGGTAATAACAATTTTATTATTGAAAAACGAACGCTACGGATAATTTTATACGAAAGAATGACAACAATGAAGTTTTAATGGTTTATTGTTACCCTTCATAAATCTGAAATTCTGGATAAATGATAACTTAGAATTATCAATTATTAGACTTGCAATTAATAAAAAAAGAGCTGAAGAACTTAACCCTCAGCTCTTTCAATATCATCACATTTTATTTCTAATTACTTCACAAGTACCATACGTTTAGTATCAACAAATTCCCCCGCTTGTATGCGGTAAAAATATATTCCGCTTGCCATCATATACTTGCTTGCATTAAAGTCTACTGTATATGTGCCGGCATCTTTAGTTTCATTTACAAGCTCCGCTATTTCTCTTCCGAGCAAATCATAAATTTTCATTGATACAAATCCTGCATTCTTAAGTTCGTAATTTATCTTTGTTGTAGGATTGAACGGATTTGGATAATTCTGGTTCAGCTTGTAATCATACGCCACTTCAGGTGTTGTCTTTGATTGTGGTATATCTGCCGGATGACTGTCCAGAGCGAGTATCTTCTTTAAATCATTCTGCATCATGTTTACCTGCTCGTCTGTATTATTTATCTTCTCTACTTTTATCAGCTCTTTTAATAACATCATCTTTTTATATTCAGCTGCCTCGCTTTGGTTTGCCTGATTGTTCAATACTTTCTCTTCGAGTGATTTTAATCTCGTCTTTTCTTTCTGTCCGTTTATCTCAAGTGAGTTTACAATATTATTTGTAATCACTTTCCTGTCTTCCTTTGTAAATTTCTTTCCGCTGTTTTTATCTTTACCGTCTTTTGGACCATCCTTCGGACCGTCATTATTTTCAATATTATCTTCAATCATACTAATTAGTCTTTCATGCTGCTGCTCTTTGCTTAACTGCTCATTATTACTGAATGTATTTTCACTTTCTCCGCCTCCTTTACCGGTTCCTTTGGCAGATATTTGCAGCTGAAGATTTATATACTCCCACTTTGCTCCAAGACCTGCTGTTGAACTTAGATTTTTTTCCATTATTGCTTTATATCCGCTTAAAGCAGACTCATATTCTCCAAGATTTACTTTACATTTCTGTATGTAATAGAACATCTCGTTTATTATCAGCTTATTCTCAGGATGAGTCTGTATGTAGGATTCATAATAAGTTTTTAAATCAGACATGCTGCTTACTGTATTGATGATGCTTTGTGGTTTGCTGTCAGCATTGCTTCTTATATTCTCCTGCTTTGTCGTCTTACCGTTTCTTACTTTCGAGTCGGACTGTGTATTAATTGTCTTCACTATTGTCTGCTTGGTATTTACAAGCCTACCATTAGATAATGCAACACAGTGAAGAAGTTTTCTTACAGCATCCACCGAATACATATTCTCTACACCCAGCTCTAGTATACTTTTACATTTATCTGCCGCTACGGAATAATCATTCTTCTTTAATGCTGTCTTCATTTCTGCATAAAGCTCGGAAGATTTTTTATCTTTATCTTCATTTGATGATGTTCCAATAATGGATGCATTATCTGTTTTTAACGGAGCTGTTCGTTTCTTCTCTTTTGTTTCTGCATTATCCTGACGGTTATTTTTAGCCAGCATAATTGAGCCGGGGCAGTTAAAATCCAGCAGTCTGAAGTATACCGGTGTTGTGTTATCACTGAGCTTTACATTATACTTTACATGAGCGCTGTCCATACTTGATCCAAAATTATTAGTTGTAAAACAATTACCATGTCCGTCTTCCGAAGTATCTGTTCGGGTGCTTGGATAATTGCCTGCAAAAAAATAATTAGTACTTGTATCCTGTTTATTAAATATATTTCCACCATTATGAACATCCATATAAGAATCAATCATATCAACGCATCTTCCCGTACTTGTATAAAAAGTATTGAACCCTCCGATATTTGAGCTTGCATCAAGTATTGAAGTACTTTCAGTGAGAACCGGTTTATAAGCGGTTATATAGTTACCCCACAAATCAACTGAGGAATGATAAGCATACACACCATAACTATTATTCTTAATCTGATTGTTATAAATAGAAACATGATTGATATACTGAGTTATTACTCCAACTCCTGCACCTATTTCATTATTAAAATAATTGTAGCTGAGATTATAGCTTCCTGATAGTGAGGAGTTGGATGCTATGTTTACTGAGTAATAATAGTTATGGCAATTAATCGAATCATGGTCCATATTTAATACCGGACTCGATACTCCCCCTGTATAAATTGCCAGTACACCACTGGCACTCGTACTCTCAGAATTAACCGGACTTATTCTGGCATGTGTAATATTTATACTTGGAGAGTTTATTATATACAGAGTGTATTCGTGGTTTTCACTGTTTTCTTTTCGCACGTCTGATATCCTCGTGTAGTTCATATTAACAGTTGTGCTGTCAAACTTCATTCCCAACCACATTGCTCCGGTCTTTGCTTTTAAATTTGAAAATGCAATAGTAGGATCAGGATTATTGGCCAGTGAAGGCAAAACACCGCTGGTAAATGTTCCTCTGTGCATTATAATCTGAGTACTATCGGCAAAGTCAATATTTACACCTTGCTCAAATGTAAGATTATATCCATTAGTCAGAACAGTGCCGTTACAGTTAAAAGATTTATTACTTAAATATTCATTTGTTACAAATGTTCCACCAGCTTTCATTACAGGAACTACTTTGTACAATTTTCCCTGTCCCGGGTTATACCATCCTAAATTAATAAATGTTGAAACCGTTTTATCAAATGTAGCAACTGTTGTATCAGCTTCAACATCTATAATTTTCCAGTTATTGAAATGGTTGAATGAACTTGAGTTTGCATTAAATTTTATCTGAACTGTTCTTCCACCGCTGGGATTTCCTGCCGATAAAGGGGAACATCTTCTATTAACTACCATAAAATATCTTGTATCTGCACTGTCATTATTAAATACAGATGCCTGAATATACCGACTTGAAGAACTGTCCTGATGCGATGCAGAATCCCTCGTAATGAAATCGTTTAGGAAAGTTTCTGAAGTCATCAGGATTTTTTCTAAACGATAAATATAAGACTTCGTATCATCGTCATGAAAACTCATTAGATACGGTTCCCATTTCCTTATTAGTCTACCTAAAGCTTTATATTTTTCAAATTTTAATTGCCCATAAGCATTTTGTACTCTTGGAACGGGAAAACCTGCTGTTGTATCACAAAGTCCTCTCACGATTTCACTATTTAAGTCATTCCCATATGCACTATAAATAAAATATAAAATTCCTTTAGCGCCATAGCTAATTGCAATATTGTTCATCATTTCCGCTTCTTCGTTTGTAGGTTCTTTCACTCTGAATCCATGGTCACCATCGGGTTCATACCAATAATCTGCCTGAGGCATAAAGTAAAAAGGTACACCTGCCTTTTGGGATATTGACGAAGAACGTTTCATAACATAAATAAAATTCATAGCATGCATATAAGTTTGTCCGTTACCGATACTATCAATATTATGCTGTAGCCAATCATCATATTCTCCTGGCGGCACTGCAGTTGCTAGAAGAAATTTACTTGAATCATAGTCAGGACTATGCACAGGTACATGCGTTGTATATATAGGTAAAGTATTTGGATTCTTGGAAGAGTAATCCGAATTTGTATGGAAACCTAGTAAGTTATAACAACACATAAAAATAGACTTTGTCCCAACATAATCTATTAAGTACTTCTTTATTTGCTCATCAGTAAACTCAAAAGTATTTGAACTATCCCTAAAGTCCTTGAACATATCATGCTGATAATTACACATTAAAGAAAGATGACCCCCCGTAGCATCCAAAATCATTTTATTTATAAATTTCATGCATGGCATGTGATTAAATTCAAATTCTTCAATATAGAAATCCGAAATTTTTTTCCCTGCATAAAGTGCATCTCTTGCAATGTTAATTTCTTTTCCAAGTTGTGTAATCAAAGTAGTATCCTTAATCGTTAGCAAACGATGAGCCGGAGTATTTTCAACTCTTACATAATCAATCCACATGTTACATCTGTCATACCAAAATACTTTAAAATCGACATGCGAGTTGCCTGTATAATTATTTTTGTTAAACCACAATGTATCATGCGAATTGCGGGAAATTACCAAGTTTTTTACTGAGTCAGTGGGATAATCGAAATATGTTTCTAAATAATTTCCATTATATAAAGAATCTTTGTCATTTTTAAAATTTTTAACTTTTAAAACTTGATATATAGTATCAGTACCGTTCATCCTTATTATTGCAATTTTACATACAGGAATGTTAAAATTAGATGTATCGTTAGCAAAAGCAGTATCAATTCTTATTCTGGGCATTATATACCAGTCATATAATTGATCTCCTATATGCGGGTAAGGCCAAAAGTTATTTGTTTGCTCTCGGTTTGCTCTTAATCCAGATACTATGTAAGTAGAATCTTTGCCGGCAAAAGTATGCGTACAACGTTTAACTATTGCTCCATTTCCATTAAAAAAATTATCTACAGTATCTTTAAAAGCCCCGCTGTCCGGAAGCGAATTATCATAAGCATAGAACCAATAGTCAGCGTCGGAAGAAATACGTTCGCACTGATAATCGCTTCTCTGTCCGAAACAAGCATATTGTATTTTGGCTCTATCCATAAATGTGTAGAGACTTTCACATGTGTTTCTTGCAATTTTATTGCCCAATTGAGTTGCATAGTTAGAAGGATCTGATGCATATTCATCTAAAGGTACTCCGAAATATTTCCATGTAACTTCACCACTATTTGAATAAGAGGGAGGGTTTGTATATTTATGCCAAAAATTGAACTTAAGACTATCATATAAATATGTATAAGACGAGTCATATGCATCATCCATTGCCCCTAGTAAAAATTTATTATCCTCTCGTATAGTATGATAAGAAGTAGGAACAGTTAAGCCCGGTTGAAACTTATACGCAGTAAAAAATAACCCGAAAACACATAATAACATTATTACCGGGAGAAAAAATTTCTTCTTCATAAAATTTTAAATTTAAGTTTTAAAATGTTGCTGCCACTCCATTAAAAAACTTATCTCTAAATCGTAAGGCTTATAAATAAGAAGAATAGATTACTGATGTAAGTAACTGCATAACTTTTTTTACCCTCCTTCCCCTATAAAATTTAAAAAATATTACACCGAAAAATTTTTAAATGAAAATATGCACTAATGTACTTTCTTAAATTTAATATAAATTTGCTTTGTAATGATTGTCGCGAATGTAAAAATAAATTCAACATGGAATTTTCAATTTTTACCGGTTCGCCGTCTCGGTGTGGTTTGTACTTTGATTCCTCAACAAGTAGGAGATGAAGAATTATTTATTTTGTTGACAAATTATAAGTTATTTATAATATTGTCAAGATATTATTGTTAACTTTTCGTAAATAATTTATAAAAAACAGAGCTAAAGGAATTCCCTTTAGCTCTGTAAAGACAATTCTTTCTTACTTAACTAACACCATTCTCTTTGTATTCACAAACTCACCTGCCTTAATGCGATAAAAATATATTCCGCTTGCCATCATATACTTACTTGCATTAAAGTCAATAGTATATCTTCCAGCATCTTTCGTTTCATTCACAAGTTCAGCTATTTCTCTGCCGAGTAAATCATAAATTTTAAGAGATACATATCCTGCATTCTTAAGTTCGTAATTTATCTTTGTTGTAGGATTGAACGGGTTCGGATAATTCTGATTCAGCTTGTAATCATACGCTACTTCAGGTGTTGTCTTTGATTGTGGTATATCTGAGGAATGACTATCCAAATCCAGTATTTTCTTTAAATCACTCTGCATCATGTTTACCAGTTCGTCTGTGTTATTTATCTTCTCTGCTTTTATCAGCTCTTTTAATAACATCATCTTTTTATATTCAGCTGCCTCACTTTGGTTTGCCTGATTGTTTAATACTCTTTCCTCGAGTGATTTTAATCTCGTCTTTTCTTTCTGTCCGTTTATCTCAAGAGAGTTTACAATGTTGTTCGTTATTATCTTCTTGTCTTCTTTTGTAAATTTCTTTTGACCGTTCTTGTCCTTGCCGTCTTTAGGTCCGTCATTATTTCCAATGTTTCCTTGGATATTTTCCTCTATAGTATTTTCAATAAGGCTTACAAGTCTTTCATGCTGCTGCTCTTCGCTTAACTGC
This is a stretch of genomic DNA from Bacteroidota bacterium. It encodes these proteins:
- a CDS encoding T9SS type A sorting domain-containing protein yields the protein MDDAYDSSYTYLYDSLKFNFWHKYTNPPSYSNSGEVTWKYFGVPLDEYASDPSNYATQLGNKIARNTCESLYTFMDRAKIQYACFGQRSDYQCERISSDADYWFYAYDNSLPDSGAFKDTVDNFFNGNGAIVKRCTHTFAGKDSTYIVSGLRANREQTNNFWPYPHIGDQLYDWYIMPRIRIDTAFANDTSNFNIPVCKIAIIRMNGTDTIYQVLKVKNFKNDKDSLYNGNYLETYFDYPTDSVKNLVISRNSHDTLWFNKNNYTGNSHVDFKVFWYDRCNMWIDYVRVENTPAHRLLTIKDTTLITQLGKEINIARDALYAGKKISDFYIEEFEFNHMPCMKFINKMILDATGGHLSLMCNYQHDMFKDFRDSSNTFEFTDEQIKKYLIDYVGTKSIFMCCYNLLGFHTNSDYSSKNPNTLPIYTTHVPVHSPDYDSSKFLLATAVPPGEYDDWLQHNIDSIGNGQTYMHAMNFIYVMKRSSSISQKAGVPFYFMPQADYWYEPDGDHGFRVKEPTNEEAEMMNNIAISYGAKGILYFIYSAYGNDLNSEIVRGLCDTTAGFPVPRVQNAYGQLKFEKYKALGRLIRKWEPYLMSFHDDDTKSYIYRLEKILMTSETFLNDFITRDSASHQDSSSSRYIQASVFNNDSADTRYFMVVNRRCSPLSAGNPSGGRTVQIKFNANSSSFNHFNNWKIIDVEADTTVATFDKTVSTFINLGWYNPGQGKLYKVVPVMKAGGTFVTNEYLSNKSFNCNGTVLTNGYNLTFEQGVNIDFADSTQIIMHRGTFTSGVLPSLANNPDPTIAFSNLKAKTGAMWLGMKFDSTTVNMNYTRISDVRKENSENHEYTLYIINSPSINITHARISPVNSESTSASGVLAIYTGGVSSPVLNMDHDSINCHNYYYSVNIASNSSLSGSYNLSYNYFNNEIGAGVGVITQYINHVSIYNNQIKNNSYGVYAYHSSVDLWGNYITAYKPVLTESTSILDASSNIGGFNTFYTSTGRCVDMIDSYMDVHNGGNIFNKQDTSTNYFFAGNYPSTRTDTSEDGHGNCFTTNNFGSSMDSAHVKYNVKLSDNTTPVYFRLLDFNCPGSIMLAKNNRQDNAETKEKKRTAPLKTDNASIIGTSSNEDKDKKSSELYAEMKTALKKNDYSVAADKCKSILELGVENMYSVDAVRKLLHCVALSNGRLVNTKQTIVKTINTQSDSKVRNGKTTKQENIRSNADSKPQSIINTVSSMSDLKTYYESYIQTHPENKLIINEMFYYIQKCKVNLGEYESALSGYKAIMEKNLSSTAGLGAKWEYINLQLQISAKGTGKGGGESENTFSNNEQLSKEQQHERLISMIEDNIENNDGPKDGPKDGKDKNSGKKFTKEDRKVITNNIVNSLEINGQKEKTRLKSLEEKVLNNQANQSEAAEYKKMMLLKELIKVEKINNTDEQVNMMQNDLKKILALDSHPADIPQSKTTPEVAYDYKLNQNYPNPFNPTTKINYELKNAGFVSMKIYDLLGREIAELVNETKDAGTYTVDFNASKYMMASGIYFYRIQAGEFVDTKRMVLVK
- a CDS encoding T9SS type A sorting domain-containing protein gives rise to the protein MDNFFTPANLSASVGDTIKFVIGGTRVHTTTCNNTGGTSHPPGAADWDAPVSSVDPIFMYKITTAGSYHYICTVHGPSMAGDITATVSGVNEITSIADVFSLAQNFPNPFNPTTKINFSIPKAGYVSLKVFDILGNEVSNLVNENLSSGTYSVDFNAASTGNALSSGVYFYRLQSAEFTEVKKMYLVK
- a CDS encoding T9SS type A sorting domain-containing protein; this translates as MSSSTPTFLYKITTAGNYHYVCLPHAPDMAGDIIATVSGINEITSIADVFSLAQNYPNPFNPTTKINFSIPKAGFVSLKVYDILGNEVSNLVNENLSSGTYSVDFNAASTGNALSSGVYFYRLQSADFTEVRRMYLVK
- a CDS encoding site-specific integrase, whose product is MKINIPEPDPKYFTKEEFEKMIAYCDNEVLKDAFTWAVFTGVREAELIKAKPSDVNVYKRIMKVYSTVSNPNKDKDSREIEMHKRLIPIFEKYKSQEFIFLNPNTNMQFTARALLDGVTKACKKAGLKHFTFKDLRSIYATWLINADAPLKWISQQMGHSSLSITEKHYAKYITKEFRGEIDKLNF